A window of Macrotis lagotis isolate mMagLag1 chromosome X, bilby.v1.9.chrom.fasta, whole genome shotgun sequence contains these coding sequences:
- the LOC141497088 gene encoding uncharacterized protein LOC141497088 isoform X1: MTLVFLTASAQQGSVTFKDVAVDFSWEEWGHLDPAQKELYREVMLENYRNLVCLGLAASKPDVIYQLERGETPWMTDDSPNWKSKPETKELVQKLDISVESSSQKRFTRWHDSLVYNFKETWGYDTQLKRQQSNDETHSQPGKIIQRKTSKGQEQECNPYGRNFSLGPVIFPQQRVCVRKGFQDYHTDKEKINLYSDLNSCNRICSKKIFSKNNEFRKSFSSKLDFIEYHRLYPAEQTYEYDDCAKGFSSNSSSNSHQVAHVGEKSYICNECGKAFFLGIHLIEHKRIHTGEKPYACNECGKVFRLNTQLTRHQTIHTGEKPYECSECGKVFRQSAHLIRHQTIHTGEKPYECNECGKVFRLSAHLTCHQTIHTGEKPYECNECGKSFREKKGLIYHQRVHTGEKPYICPECGKAFRQRTGLSYHQKVHTGEKPYECHECGKAFRQRTGLSYHRRVHTGEKHYECRECGKAFWQSSQLTQHQRIHTGEKPFECHECGKAFRLIAQLNQHQRVHTGEKPYECHECGKAFWQNAELIYHQRIHTGEKPYKCNECGKAFRLSEQLSRHQRIHTGEKPYECNECGKAFRVSGKLTQHQRIHNGEKPYKCHECGKAFCQSSELTRHQKIHTGEKPYECLDCGKAFRQSAELTLHQRNHTGEKPYECNECGKAFTTSSALTYHQRIHTGEKPYECHECGKAFSRRALLSQHLRMHTGDKPYKCLECGKAFPQRVELIRHHRIHAGEKPYECCACGKTFWESAELIYHQRIHTGEKPYACNECEKAFRVRTQLTRHQRIHTGAKPYACNECGKAFRVRTQLTRHLRIHTGAKPYKCIECGKAYRQRADLTRHQKTHTEEKTYEYNE; this comes from the exons GACTGGCAGCTTCAAAACCAGATGTGATCTATCAGCTGGAGCGAGGTGAAACACCCTGGATGACAGATGACTCTCCAA atTGGAAGAGTAAGCCTGAAACCAAGGAATTAGTTCAAAAGCTGGATATTTCTGTAGAATCATCATCTCAGAAAAGATTCACAAGATGGCATGACTCCTTGGTCTACAACTTCAAAGAGACCTGGGGATATGATACACAGTTAAAGAGGCAGCAGAGCAATGATGAAACACATTCTCAGCCAGGAAAAATCATCCAAAGGAAAACTAGTAAAGGACAGGAACAAGAATGTAACCCCTATGGCAGAAACTTCAGTCTTGGGCCAGTCATTTTTCCACAGCAAAGAGTGTGTGTAAGAAAGGGTTTCCAAGATTATCatacagacaaagaaaaaatcaatttatattcagACCTAAATTCATGTAATAGAATCTGttctaagaaaatattttctaagaatAATGAATTTAGGAAATCATTCAGTTCTAAATTAGATTTTATTGAATATCATAGACTATATCCTGCAGAACAAACATATGAATATGATGACTGTGCAAAAGGCTTTAGTAGCAACTCATCCAGTAATTCCCATCAGGTAGCTCATGTTGGAGAGAAATCCTATAtttgtaatgaatgtgggaaagctttttTTCTGGGCATACACCTAATTGAACataagagaattcatactggggagaaaccttatgcatgtaatgaatgtggaaaggtTTTCCGCCTCAACACACAACTTACTCGACATCAGACAATtcatactggggagaaaccttacgAATGCAGTGAATGTGGAAAAGTCTTCCGCCAGAGTGCCCATCTTATTCGTCATCAGACAATTCATACTGGGGAGaaaccatatgaatgtaatgaatgtggcaaGGTTTTCCGCTTGAGTGCACATCTTACTTGCCATCAGacaattcatactggagagaaaccttatgaatgcaatgaatgtggAAAGTCTTTCCGGGAGAAGAAAGGTCTAATCTATCACCAGAGggttcacactggagagaaaccttacaTCTGTcctgaatgtgggaaggccttccgCCAGAGGACAGGACTAAGTTATCACCAGAAagttcacactggagagaaaccttatgaatgtcatGAATGTGGTAAAGCCTTTCGTCAGAGAACAGGGCTAAGTTATCACCGGAGagttcacactggagagaaacatTATGAATGTCGTGAGTGTGGGAAGGCCTTCTGGCAGAGCTCACAGCTTACCCaacaccagagaattcacactggagaaaagCCATTTGAATGtcatgaatgtggaaaagccttccGTCTGATCGCACAGCTCAACCAACACCAGAGagttcacactggagagaaaccttatgaatgtcatgaatgtgggaaagctttctGGCAGAATGCAGAACTAATTtatcatcagagaattcatactggagaaaaaccttataaatgtaatgaatgtgggaaggccttccgCTTGAGTGAACAGCTTTCCCGACATCAGAGGATTCATACTGgggaaaaaccttatgaatgtaatgaatgtgggaaggcatTTCGTGTGAGTGGAAAGCTTACCCAACACCAGAGAATACATAatggagagaaaccctataaaTGTCATGAATGTGGTAAGGCCTTCTGCCAGAGCTCAGAACTTACTCGACATCAGAAAatacacactggagagaaaccttatgaatgtctTGATTGTGGAAAAGCTTTCCGACAGAGTGCAGAACTTACATTGCATCAAAGAAATCATACTGGGGAGaaaccatatgaatgtaatgagtgTGGGAAGGCCTTCACCACCAGTTCAGCTCTTACTtatcatcaaagaattcatactggagagaaaccatatgaatgtcatgaatgtgggaaagcaTTTTCCCGACGGGCATTGCTTAGTCAACATTTGAGAATGCATACTGGTGACAAACCTTATAAATGTCTTGAATGTGGAAAGGCCTTCCCCCAAAGGGTAGAACTTATTCGACACCATAGAATTCAtgctggggagaaaccttatgagtgtTGTGCCTGTGGGAAGACCTTCTGGGAGAGTGCAGAATTAATTtatcatcagagaattcatactggagagaagccttatgcATGTAATGAATGTGAGAAGGCCTTTCGGGTGAGAACACAGCTTACTCgacaccagagaattcatactggagccAAACCATATgcatgtaatgaatgtgggaaggcctttcGAGTGAGAACACAGCTTACTCGACATCTGAGAATTCATACCGGAGCCAAACCTTATAAATGTattgaatgtgggaaggcctatAGACAGAGAGCAGATCTTACTAGACATCAGAAAACTCATACTGAAGAGAAAacttatgaatataatgaataa
- the LOC141497088 gene encoding uncharacterized protein LOC141497088 isoform X2, translating into MLENYRNLVCLGLAASKPDVIYQLERGETPWMTDDSPNWKSKPETKELVQKLDISVESSSQKRFTRWHDSLVYNFKETWGYDTQLKRQQSNDETHSQPGKIIQRKTSKGQEQECNPYGRNFSLGPVIFPQQRVCVRKGFQDYHTDKEKINLYSDLNSCNRICSKKIFSKNNEFRKSFSSKLDFIEYHRLYPAEQTYEYDDCAKGFSSNSSSNSHQVAHVGEKSYICNECGKAFFLGIHLIEHKRIHTGEKPYACNECGKVFRLNTQLTRHQTIHTGEKPYECSECGKVFRQSAHLIRHQTIHTGEKPYECNECGKVFRLSAHLTCHQTIHTGEKPYECNECGKSFREKKGLIYHQRVHTGEKPYICPECGKAFRQRTGLSYHQKVHTGEKPYECHECGKAFRQRTGLSYHRRVHTGEKHYECRECGKAFWQSSQLTQHQRIHTGEKPFECHECGKAFRLIAQLNQHQRVHTGEKPYECHECGKAFWQNAELIYHQRIHTGEKPYKCNECGKAFRLSEQLSRHQRIHTGEKPYECNECGKAFRVSGKLTQHQRIHNGEKPYKCHECGKAFCQSSELTRHQKIHTGEKPYECLDCGKAFRQSAELTLHQRNHTGEKPYECNECGKAFTTSSALTYHQRIHTGEKPYECHECGKAFSRRALLSQHLRMHTGDKPYKCLECGKAFPQRVELIRHHRIHAGEKPYECCACGKTFWESAELIYHQRIHTGEKPYACNECEKAFRVRTQLTRHQRIHTGAKPYACNECGKAFRVRTQLTRHLRIHTGAKPYKCIECGKAYRQRADLTRHQKTHTEEKTYEYNE; encoded by the exons GACTGGCAGCTTCAAAACCAGATGTGATCTATCAGCTGGAGCGAGGTGAAACACCCTGGATGACAGATGACTCTCCAA atTGGAAGAGTAAGCCTGAAACCAAGGAATTAGTTCAAAAGCTGGATATTTCTGTAGAATCATCATCTCAGAAAAGATTCACAAGATGGCATGACTCCTTGGTCTACAACTTCAAAGAGACCTGGGGATATGATACACAGTTAAAGAGGCAGCAGAGCAATGATGAAACACATTCTCAGCCAGGAAAAATCATCCAAAGGAAAACTAGTAAAGGACAGGAACAAGAATGTAACCCCTATGGCAGAAACTTCAGTCTTGGGCCAGTCATTTTTCCACAGCAAAGAGTGTGTGTAAGAAAGGGTTTCCAAGATTATCatacagacaaagaaaaaatcaatttatattcagACCTAAATTCATGTAATAGAATCTGttctaagaaaatattttctaagaatAATGAATTTAGGAAATCATTCAGTTCTAAATTAGATTTTATTGAATATCATAGACTATATCCTGCAGAACAAACATATGAATATGATGACTGTGCAAAAGGCTTTAGTAGCAACTCATCCAGTAATTCCCATCAGGTAGCTCATGTTGGAGAGAAATCCTATAtttgtaatgaatgtgggaaagctttttTTCTGGGCATACACCTAATTGAACataagagaattcatactggggagaaaccttatgcatgtaatgaatgtggaaaggtTTTCCGCCTCAACACACAACTTACTCGACATCAGACAATtcatactggggagaaaccttacgAATGCAGTGAATGTGGAAAAGTCTTCCGCCAGAGTGCCCATCTTATTCGTCATCAGACAATTCATACTGGGGAGaaaccatatgaatgtaatgaatgtggcaaGGTTTTCCGCTTGAGTGCACATCTTACTTGCCATCAGacaattcatactggagagaaaccttatgaatgcaatgaatgtggAAAGTCTTTCCGGGAGAAGAAAGGTCTAATCTATCACCAGAGggttcacactggagagaaaccttacaTCTGTcctgaatgtgggaaggccttccgCCAGAGGACAGGACTAAGTTATCACCAGAAagttcacactggagagaaaccttatgaatgtcatGAATGTGGTAAAGCCTTTCGTCAGAGAACAGGGCTAAGTTATCACCGGAGagttcacactggagagaaacatTATGAATGTCGTGAGTGTGGGAAGGCCTTCTGGCAGAGCTCACAGCTTACCCaacaccagagaattcacactggagaaaagCCATTTGAATGtcatgaatgtggaaaagccttccGTCTGATCGCACAGCTCAACCAACACCAGAGagttcacactggagagaaaccttatgaatgtcatgaatgtgggaaagctttctGGCAGAATGCAGAACTAATTtatcatcagagaattcatactggagaaaaaccttataaatgtaatgaatgtgggaaggccttccgCTTGAGTGAACAGCTTTCCCGACATCAGAGGATTCATACTGgggaaaaaccttatgaatgtaatgaatgtgggaaggcatTTCGTGTGAGTGGAAAGCTTACCCAACACCAGAGAATACATAatggagagaaaccctataaaTGTCATGAATGTGGTAAGGCCTTCTGCCAGAGCTCAGAACTTACTCGACATCAGAAAatacacactggagagaaaccttatgaatgtctTGATTGTGGAAAAGCTTTCCGACAGAGTGCAGAACTTACATTGCATCAAAGAAATCATACTGGGGAGaaaccatatgaatgtaatgagtgTGGGAAGGCCTTCACCACCAGTTCAGCTCTTACTtatcatcaaagaattcatactggagagaaaccatatgaatgtcatgaatgtgggaaagcaTTTTCCCGACGGGCATTGCTTAGTCAACATTTGAGAATGCATACTGGTGACAAACCTTATAAATGTCTTGAATGTGGAAAGGCCTTCCCCCAAAGGGTAGAACTTATTCGACACCATAGAATTCAtgctggggagaaaccttatgagtgtTGTGCCTGTGGGAAGACCTTCTGGGAGAGTGCAGAATTAATTtatcatcagagaattcatactggagagaagccttatgcATGTAATGAATGTGAGAAGGCCTTTCGGGTGAGAACACAGCTTACTCgacaccagagaattcatactggagccAAACCATATgcatgtaatgaatgtgggaaggcctttcGAGTGAGAACACAGCTTACTCGACATCTGAGAATTCATACCGGAGCCAAACCTTATAAATGTattgaatgtgggaaggcctatAGACAGAGAGCAGATCTTACTAGACATCAGAAAACTCATACTGAAGAGAAAacttatgaatataatgaataa